One segment of Falco biarmicus isolate bFalBia1 chromosome 12, bFalBia1.pri, whole genome shotgun sequence DNA contains the following:
- the STON1 gene encoding stonin-1 has product MCSTNPANWVTFDDEPLFQSPQKSVDNQSSCKANGLKLNLSSVHDSSSRSSSTGSTPLSSPVVDFYLSPGPPSNSPLTTPTRDYPGSPCFPKPGIHILYPIPEWPLNVNLLPSPGICSSLTSQKPSSLPLNTLPNDHPVKTLVSKSTDEGSPNPPGGCEELGDSSSAPGRFPYFQGDCAFSSPFWKEGCLPSTSPVNVSTHRKDKALDRSICHPKDKEACHDQKSLNQGSFSYICERLEHLQADSCAAAGSPPVSSTRAWHGLSPAVPCSLFRSRNVDGWPFMLRIPEKKNMMSSRQWGPIYLSVLAGGVLQMYYEKGLEKPFKEFQLQPHCKLSEPKLESYNVSGKIHTVKIECVSYMEKRRYHPKVEVIHEPEVEQMLKLGTTDYNDFTDFLVTVDEELMKLPAVSRQRRNYEEQEMTLEIVDNFWGKVTKAEGKLVESAVITHIYCLCFVNGTADCFLTLNDLELQKRDQRYFEKEEEKKWIDILDYHFHNCVKVQEFEQSRIIKFTPLDACRLELMRFRTQYNGQDLPFSVKAAVVVQGAYVELQAFINMSSTAPIPTRVPSVRYCENIMIRFPVPTQWVKALWTMNLQRQKSLKAKMNRRACLGALHEVESDPVIQVSVGTAKYESAYRAVVWKIDRLPDKNSSSDHPHSLSYKLELGSDQEIPSDWYPFATVQFIVHDTCASGTEVKSLGVESDLQPQKHVVQKAFYNCQVEIEKKWIRLDGEDPDKAGNCLMQ; this is encoded by the exons ATGTGTTCCACAAATCCAGCCAATTGGGTCACCTTCGATGACGAGCCACTCTTCCAGTCACCTCAGAAATCGGTTGATAATCAGAGCAGTTGTAAAGCAAATGGCCTTAAACTCAATCTGTCCAGTGTGCATGACTCTTCAAGTAGGTCATCTTCTACAGGCAGCACTCCACTCTCGTCTCCTGTAGTTGACTTCTACCTAAGTCCTGGACCACCCAGCAACTCTCCACTTACTACACCTACCAGAGACTACCCAGGGAGTCCATGCTTCCCAAAGCCTGGGATTCACATTCTTTATCCCATCCCCGAATGGCCATTGAACGTTAACCTTCTTCCATCACCTGGGATTTGCTCATCCCTAACCTCACAGAAACCGAGCAGCCTTCCTTTGAACACCTTGCCTAATGACCATCCAGTTAAGACTTTGGTCTCCAAATCAACAGACGAAGGAAGCCCTAATCCACCAGGAGGTTGTGAGGAGTTAGGAGACTCGTCCTCAGCACCAGGGCGCTTCCCGTACTTCCAGGGTGACTGTGCTTTTTCCAGTCCTTTTTGGAAGGAAGGATGCTTGCCCAGCACATCACCAGTTAACGTTAGCACACACAGGAAGGATAAAGCACTTGACAGGAGCATCTGTCATCCTAAAGACAAAGAAGCTTGCCACGATCAGAAAAGCCTTAACCAGGGCTCCTTCAGCTACATCTGCGAGAGGCTCGAACACCTGCAAGCTGACAGCTGCGCCGCCGCGGGGAGCCCGCCTGTCTCCAGCACTCGGGCATGGCACGGGCTCTCCCCCGCGGTCCCCTGCAGCCTCTTCAGGAGCCGGAACGTGGATGGGTGGCCATTCATGCTGAGGATTCCCGAAAAGAAGAACATGATGTCGTCTCGGCAGTGGGGCCCTATTTACCTTAGCGTCCTAGCCGGAGGTGTATTGCAGATGTATTATGAAAAGGGCCTGGAGAAACCTTTCAAGGAAttccagctgcagccacacTGTAAGCTGTCCGAACCCAAATTAGAGAGCTATAATGTCTCGGGGAAAATCCATACCGTGAAGATCGAGTGTGTGTCTTacatggagaaaaggaggtaCCATCCCAAAGTAGAAGTGATCCATGAACCAGAGGTTGAGCAGATGTTAAAGCTGGGCACCACAGATTATAACGACTTCACCGATTTCCTCGTAACGGTCGACGAAGAGCTTATGAAGCTTCCTGCTGTTTCTAGACAAAGGAGGAATTATGAAGAGCAAGAAATGACGCTGGAGATAGTGGATAACTTTTGGGGGAAAGTCACtaaggcagaaggaaaactcGTGGAAAGTGCTGTCATCACGCACATCTACTGCTTATGTTTTGTGAACGGGACTGCTGACTGCTTTCTAACCCTGAATGACCTGGAGCTCCAGAAGAGGGACCAGCGTTACTttgagaaggaggaggagaagaaatggaTCGATATTCTCGATTACCATTTCCATAACTGTGTTAAAGTGCAGGAATTTGAACAATCGCGAATTATTAAGTTTACGCCCCTGGATGCCTGCAGGCTGGAACTGATGCGTTTCAGGACACAGTACAACGGGCAAGACCTTCCCTTTTCTGTGAAGGCAGCAGTAGTGGTTCAGGGGGCGTATGTTGAACTTCAGGCTTTTATAAACATGTCTTCAACTGCTCCAATCCCAACGCGTGTACCCTCTGTGAGATACTGTGAAAACATTATGATACGCTTTCCCGTTCCCACGCAGTGGGTCAAAGCACTTTGGACCATGAACCTCCAAAGGCAGAAGTCCCTAAAAGCGAAAATGAATAGGAGGGCATGCCTTGGCGCTTTACATGAGGTTGAATCTGATCCCGTAATACAAGTCTCGGTTGGAACAGCAAAATATGAGAGTGCCTACAGGGCGGTTGTGTGGAAGATAGACAGGCTTCCAGATAAAAACTCAA gtTCAGATCATCCACACAGCCTGTCTTACAAATTGGAACTGGGATCAGACCAGGAAATACCGTCTGACTGGTATCCGTTTGCCACTGTCCAGTTCATTGTTCATGATACCTGTGCCTCAGGAACAGAAGTCAAATCACTGGGCGTAGAGAGCGATCTGCAGCCCCAGAAACACGTGGTCCAGAAAGCTTTTTACAATTGCCAG GTTGAAATTGAAAAGAAGTGGATTAGGCTTGATGGAGAAGATCCAGATAAGGCTGGGAACTGCCTAATGCAGTAA